Proteins encoded within one genomic window of Streptomyces sp. NBC_00523:
- a CDS encoding ABC transporter substrate-binding protein codes for MRTTLRIRRAAVVFSAIGALALTGCGGDGDGGDKKPDEGGSTTGKGSTPTVALPKLDGEKLSVAAVWTGPEQANFVKVLKEFEKRTGATVTFVPAQDPIVNFLGTKIAGGQPPDVAMIPQVGAIQQAVAKKWAKPVGAEAKAQLSKNYAQVWQDLGAVDGTQYGVYFKAANKSLVWYNTKAFENAGASEPKTWKDFLATAETVSASGVTPVSVGGADGWTLTDWFENVYLSQAGPEKYDQLAQHKIKWTDPSVKDALTTLAQLFGKPSLIAGGADGALQTEFPASVTQTFTGGDQPKAAMVYEGDFVGVNIAQTKAKIGTDAKVFPFPAVGAESPVVTGGDAAIALKDGKGAQALLTWLASADAAKIAAEQGGFISPNKTLDPAAYPNDVQRTMAKALIAAGEAVRFDMSDQAPQSFGGTPGKGEWKTLQDFLKNPKDIAGTQAKLESDAAKAYKS; via the coding sequence ATGCGCACAACCCTACGGATTCGCAGAGCGGCCGTGGTGTTCAGCGCCATCGGCGCGCTGGCCCTCACCGGCTGCGGCGGCGACGGTGACGGCGGAGACAAGAAGCCGGACGAAGGCGGCTCCACGACGGGCAAGGGCTCCACGCCGACCGTCGCCTTACCGAAACTGGACGGTGAGAAGCTCTCTGTCGCCGCGGTCTGGACGGGTCCGGAACAGGCCAACTTCGTCAAGGTCCTCAAGGAGTTCGAGAAGCGGACCGGCGCGACGGTGACGTTCGTCCCGGCGCAGGACCCGATCGTCAACTTCCTCGGTACGAAGATCGCGGGCGGGCAGCCGCCGGACGTCGCGATGATCCCGCAGGTCGGGGCGATCCAGCAGGCCGTGGCGAAGAAGTGGGCGAAGCCGGTCGGCGCCGAGGCGAAGGCCCAGCTGAGCAAGAACTACGCGCAGGTCTGGCAGGACCTCGGCGCGGTGGACGGCACCCAGTACGGGGTGTATTTCAAGGCCGCCAACAAGTCGCTGGTCTGGTACAACACCAAGGCGTTCGAGAACGCGGGCGCGAGCGAGCCGAAGACCTGGAAGGACTTCCTGGCGACCGCCGAGACGGTGTCCGCCTCGGGTGTCACCCCGGTCTCGGTCGGCGGCGCGGACGGCTGGACGCTGACCGACTGGTTCGAGAACGTCTATCTGTCGCAGGCGGGCCCGGAGAAGTACGACCAGCTCGCCCAGCACAAGATCAAGTGGACCGACCCGTCCGTCAAGGACGCGTTGACCACGCTGGCCCAGCTGTTCGGCAAGCCGTCCCTGATCGCGGGCGGCGCGGACGGCGCGCTCCAGACCGAGTTCCCGGCGTCGGTCACCCAGACCTTCACCGGCGGCGACCAGCCCAAGGCCGCCATGGTCTACGAGGGCGACTTCGTCGGCGTCAACATCGCGCAGACGAAGGCGAAGATCGGCACGGACGCCAAGGTCTTCCCGTTCCCCGCGGTCGGCGCCGAGTCGCCCGTGGTGACCGGTGGCGACGCGGCCATCGCGCTGAAGGACGGCAAGGGCGCCCAGGCGCTGCTGACCTGGCTGGCCTCCGCGGACGCCGCGAAGATCGCCGCCGAGCAGGGCGGGTTCATCTCACCGAACAAGACCCTGGACCCGGCCGCGTACCCGAACGACGTGCAGCGCACGATGGCGAAGGCGCTGATCGCCGCCGGGGAGGCCGTCCGGTTCGACATGTCCGACCAGGCGCCGCAGTCGTTCGGCGGGACGCCCGGCAAGGGCGAGTGGAAGACCCTCCAGGACTTCCTGAAGAACCCGAAGGACATCGCGGGGACTCAAGCCAAACTGGAGTCCGACGCGGCCAAGGCGTACAAGAGCTGA
- a CDS encoding carbohydrate ABC transporter permease, with product MTGTRRVIAALFLLPALVLLGALVVYPIVYSVYRSFFDQAGTGFAGIDNYKTLFTDDTIRTAVKNNAIWVVFAPTVSTALGLIFAVLTERIRWGTAFKLIVFMPMAISMLAAGIIFRLVYDQAPERGVANAVWVGVHDTFAESAGFPKAHPLPVAPLKAAGGGTFVTKATVHAGQPALLPLVGVLPAKMPGDAQPAKAAAAAGDGAITGTAWLDFTKGGGGKPNVIDAKELGLKGLKVEAVKGGEVVATAKAAADGTFTLPAAADGAELRLPASNFREPYNGVDWLGPTLVTPGIIGSYVWMWAGFAMVLIAAGLAGLPRELLEAARVDGANEWQVFRRITVPMLAPVLAVVLVTLMINVLKVFDLVFIIAPGSSQDDANVLALQLYRSSFGTDADLGVGSAIAVLLLLLVIPVMLFNIRRIRKEGRR from the coding sequence GTGACCGGCACCCGCCGGGTGATCGCGGCGCTCTTCCTGCTGCCCGCGCTGGTGCTGCTCGGGGCGCTCGTCGTGTACCCGATCGTGTACTCCGTCTACCGGTCGTTCTTCGACCAGGCGGGTACGGGCTTCGCCGGCATCGACAACTACAAGACGCTGTTCACGGACGACACCATCCGTACGGCGGTCAAGAACAACGCGATCTGGGTGGTCTTCGCGCCGACGGTCTCCACCGCGCTCGGGCTGATCTTCGCGGTGCTGACCGAGCGCATCCGCTGGGGCACGGCCTTCAAGCTGATCGTCTTCATGCCGATGGCGATCTCCATGCTGGCCGCGGGCATCATCTTCCGGCTGGTGTACGACCAGGCGCCGGAGCGCGGGGTGGCCAACGCGGTGTGGGTGGGCGTGCACGACACGTTCGCCGAGTCCGCGGGCTTCCCGAAGGCGCATCCGCTGCCCGTGGCCCCGCTCAAGGCTGCGGGCGGCGGGACCTTCGTGACGAAGGCGACCGTGCACGCCGGGCAGCCCGCCCTGCTGCCCCTCGTCGGGGTGCTCCCGGCGAAGATGCCCGGCGACGCGCAACCGGCCAAGGCAGCGGCAGCGGCCGGGGACGGGGCGATCACCGGCACCGCGTGGCTGGACTTCACCAAGGGCGGCGGCGGCAAGCCCAACGTCATCGACGCCAAGGAGCTCGGGCTCAAGGGCCTGAAGGTGGAGGCCGTCAAGGGCGGCGAGGTCGTCGCGACCGCCAAGGCCGCGGCGGACGGCACGTTCACGCTGCCCGCCGCGGCGGACGGCGCCGAACTGCGCCTCCCCGCCTCCAACTTCCGGGAGCCGTACAACGGAGTGGACTGGCTCGGCCCGACGCTCGTGACGCCCGGGATCATCGGGAGTTACGTGTGGATGTGGGCGGGCTTCGCGATGGTGCTGATCGCGGCGGGCCTGGCCGGTCTGCCGCGTGAACTCCTCGAAGCGGCCCGGGTGGACGGGGCCAACGAGTGGCAGGTGTTCCGCCGGATCACGGTGCCGATGCTCGCCCCGGTCCTCGCGGTGGTGCTCGTCACGCTGATGATCAACGTGCTGAAGGTGTTCGACCTGGTGTTCATCATCGCGCCGGGCTCGTCCCAGGACGACGCCAACGTGCTGGCGCTCCAGCTGTACCGGTCCTCGTTCGGCACGGACGCGGATCTCGGGGTCGGCAGCGCCATCGCCGTACTCCTGCTGCTGCTGGTGATCCCGGTGATGCTCTTCAACATCAGGCGGATACGGAAGGAGGGGCGCCGATGA